A single genomic interval of Spinacia oleracea cultivar Varoflay chromosome 6, BTI_SOV_V1, whole genome shotgun sequence harbors:
- the LOC110787087 gene encoding uncharacterized protein → MKKGLHPQMQWISYVTQSGRLLNVMMSKIHREPKVYHFRAKRQMAQSLGQIAKFKRRYEQEQKDEVNKEEK, encoded by the coding sequence ATGAAGAAAGGCTTGCACCCTCAGATGCAATGGATATCCTACGTCACACAGAGTGGTAGATTACTGAATGTCATGATGAGTAAAATTCACCGAGAACCCAAAGTCTACCACTTCAGAGCAAAACGTCAGATGGCTCAAAGCTTGGGTCAGATTGCCAAGTTCAAGCGCCGTTATGAGCAGGAGCAAAAGGATGAAGTTAACAAGGAAGAAAAATAG
- the LOC110787086 gene encoding cell wall / vacuolar inhibitor of fructosidase 1-like, whose translation MHSFILNIALFFILIASSSTLCNGLTRKVSGETDPIVLTCRKVTDFGFCVITLRSDPRSAKASVYGLAQIALGKLGNHAKDTSSYTRELQKGCPVQMKRAVGVCVHYYSIATLKDVPAAVKFLNAKAYGVAKKAASAAMMDEAQCQAVINKNPSPIWQMLNSRNEYMHDLSQLSSDLIGLIR comes from the coding sequence ATGCATTCATTCATTTTAAACATTGCTCTGTTCTTTATCTTGATAGCTTCATCATCAACTCTATGCAATGGGTTGACGAGGAAGGTGAGTGGCGAGACAGACCCAATAGTACTAACATGTAGGAAGGTGACTGATTTCGGGTTCTGTGTCATCACACTCCGGTCAGATCCACGAAGTGCCAAAGCGAGTGTCTACGGGTTGGCCCAAATAGCCCTTGGTAAGCTCGGGAATCATGCAAAGGACACTTCAAGCTATACCCGAGAGCTGCAAAAAGGTTGCCCTGTTCAGATGAAGAGGGCAGttggtgtttgtgttcattactATTCCATAGCTACTCTCAAAGATGTCCCTGCTGCTGTTAAATTTTTGAATGCCAAGGCGTATGGAGTCGCCAAAAAGGCGGCTTCAGCTGCTATGATGGATGAGGCACAGTGTCAGGCGGTAATTAACAAGAACCCTTCACCAATATGGCAAATGTTGAATAGCAGGAACGAATATATGCATGATTTGTCTCAATTATCTAGTGATCTTATTGGATTAATAAggtag
- the LOC110787064 gene encoding uncharacterized mitochondrial protein AtMg00810-like, translated as MSDLGPLNYFLGIFVSCTPSYMLLSLQKYAHEILERAGMRTCKHVATPVDTNAKLSAVSGPPMADPTQYRSLTGALQYLIFTRPDIAYAVQHVCLFMHDPREPHLYALKHILCYIQGTIDHELHLYPTSTLRLITYTDVDWGDNLISWSSKRQPTLSGSSAEAEYRGVTNVIREQPRPTSAHQTCGYGHPFCSRESGVGSGMDVARSFAVLVCKYFH; from the exons ATGTCTGATTTGGGGCCTCTGAATTactttttgggaatttttgtcTCCTGTACACCTTCTTATATGCTTCTCTCTCTGCAAAAGTATGCACATGAAATTTTGGAACGTGCAGGCATGAGGACTTGTAAGCATGTTGCCACTCCTGTTGACACTAATGCAAAGCTTAGTGCAGTTTCAGGTCCTCCTATGGCGGACCCAACTCAGTACCGCAGTCTGACAGGTGCTCTGCAGTACCTTATATTTACTCGCCCTGACATTGCCTATGCGGTGCAACATGTGTGTCTTTTTATGCATGATCCACGGGAGCCTCATTTATATGCATTAAAGCACATCCTATGTTATATTCAAGGCACCATTGATCACGAATTACACTTATATCCTACATCTACTTTGCGATTGATTACTTATACTGATGTAGATTGGG GTGACAATCTTATTTCTTGGTCTTCTAAGCGTCAGCCTACTCTTTCTGGATCAAGTGCAGAGGCAGAATATAGAGGCGTCACAAACGTCATTAGAGAG CAACCGCGTCCAACATCAGCGCACCAAACATGTGGATATGGACATCCATTTTGTTCGCGAGAAAGTGGTGTTGGGTCAGGTATGGATGTTGCACGTTCTTTCGCGGTATTAGTTTGCAAATATTTTCACTAA
- the LOC110787088 gene encoding long-chain-alcohol oxidase FAO2 isoform X2: MDMDCHPLLKGGRNPEKGGGGDGDYGGSSGGFKHGFSASEIQTLASLCEAVIPSLPPSSVTQEIKSINPKEAVFSFFGASASQSTIPDEVAELITKRGVTEAVVLIRVVMKLLSSRLGTLLLCGRHCLEWKWPFINKVSEMSLDKREKLLQRWSTESYWTSLRVVFLFIKVATSFVFYSRVDGNAKNPAWEAIGYKVDTRKPSVNSQEEKPLEKGIIDCRKLSDSTLVQAFQEKGLKVAEDVNQQGVIKIKCDVVIVGSGCGGGVAAAILANQGHKVVVLERGNYFAPGEYSSLEGPSLNELYMSGGLFTTLDGKMTIFAGSTVGGGSAVNWSASIRTPDDVLKDWSVNHKLPMFGSPDYKSAMNEVWKRLGVTEDCSEEGFQNLILRKGCDDLGLKVEKVPRNTSKDHYCGSCSYGCRTGDKKGTDTTWLVDAVSKGAVILTGCNADKFILKQEKRRKKCLGVQATLSSKDVSKKIYIEAKVSISACGSLATPPLLISSGLQNSNIGTNLHLHPTLLAWGYFPESETTPVFKGKCYEGGIITSIHKVVSDKSQVDTIIEASALGPAAFSSLMPWVSGLDFKERMVKYGRTASLFALVRDQSTGEVKKEGRVKYHLNQVDKEKLKKGLRQCMRILIAAGAVEVGTYRSDGQSLKCKGLKDEEVEEFLDTVIAPGGARSRTEKWTIYGCAHQMGSCRMGVSEEEGAVDENGESWEAKGLYVCDGSVLPTALGVNPMITIESTAYCISTGIARVLKQGNI; the protein is encoded by the exons ATGGATATGGATTGCCATCCTTTATTGAAGGGAGGGAGGAACCCAGAGAAAGGCGGTGGCGGCGACGGCGACTACGGCGGCAGTAGTGGTGGTTTTAAGCATGGATTCTCTGCATCTGAAATCCAAACATTGGCTTCTTTGTGTGAAGCTGTTATCCCTTCTCTTCCACCTTCCTCTGTCACCCAAGAAATCAAGTCTATCAATCCCAAAGAAGccgttttttccttttttggtgcCTCTGCTTCTCAGTCTACAATCCCAGATGag GTGGCTGAGTTGATAACCAAAAGAGGAGTAACAGAAGCAGTAGTTCTAATAAGAGTGGTGATGAAACTGTTGTCAAGCAGATTAGGGACACTATTGCTTTGTGGGAGGCATTGTTTGGAATGGAAATGGCCTTTTATTAACAAAGTATCAGAAATGAGTTTGGACAAGAGAGAGAAACTGCTACAAAGATGGTCTACTGAAAGTTATTGGACTTCCTTAAGAGTTGTATTTCTCTTCATCAAAGTTGCCACTAGCTTCGTCTTCTACTCCCGG GTTGATGGCAATGCTAAAAATCCGGCATGGGAAGCCATTGGTTACAAGGTGGACACTAGAAAGCCATCAGTGAACTCCCAAGAAGAGAAACCACTTGAAAAGGGTATAATTGACTGCAGGAAGTTGAGTGACTCAACCCTTGTTCAAGCTTTCCAAGAAAAAGGCCTAAAAGTTGCAGAAGATGTGAATCAACAGGGAGTTATAAAGATAAAATGTGATGTTGTAATAGTTGGTTCTGGTTGTGGTGGAGGAGTTGCAGCtgctattcttgcaaatcaaggTCATAAAGTAGTAGTCCTTGAAAGAGGGAACTACTTTGCTCCAGGTGAATACTCTTCTTTAGAGGGCCCATCGTTGAACGAGTTATACATGTCAGGAGGATTATTCACAACTCTTGATGGGAAAATGACAATCTTTGCTGGATCAACTGTTGGTGGAGGATCTGCTGTCAACTGGTCAGCTTCCATTAGAACACCAGATGATGTTCTTAAAGATTGGTCAGTGAATCACAAACTACCCATGTTTGGTAGTCCTGATTACAAATCAGCCATGAATGAAGTGTGGAAGAGGTTAGGAGTTACAGAGGATTGTTCAGAAGAAGGGTTTCAGAACTTAATTCTTCGAAAAGGGTGTGATGATCTTGGGTTGAAAGTTGAGAAAGTGCCTAGGAATACATCTAAGGATCATTACTGTGGTTCGTGTAGTTATGGGTGTAGAACTGGTGACAAGAAAGGAACTGATACTACTTGGCTGGTTGATGCAGTAAGTAAAGGTGCTGTGATTTTGACAGGATGTAACGCAGACAAGTTCATACTAAAACaggaaaagagaagaaagaaatGCCTTGGAGTCCAAGCAACATTATCGAGCAAAGATGTATCGAAGAAGATTTACATCGAAGCTAAAGTATCAATTTCAGCTTGTGGGTCTCTCGCAACACCCCCTCTTTTGATATCTAGTGGACTGCAGAACTCAAACATTGGCACAAACCTCCACCTGCATCCTACTCTGTTAGCCTGGGGTTACTTTCCTGAAAGTGAAACTACACCTGTTTTCAAAGGAAAATGTTATGAAGGAGGAATCATTACTTCAATTCATAAAGTGGTTTCTGATAAATCTCAAGTTGATACTATCATAGAAGCATCAGCATTAGGCCCTGCAGCATTTTCCTCCTTAATGCCATGGGTATCGGGCCTTGACTTCAAAGAGAGGATGGTTAAGTATGGAAGAACAGCTAGTCTGTTTGCATTAGTCAGAGATCAGAGTACAGGTGAAGTTAAAAAAGAGGGAAGAGTTAAGTATCACTTAAACCAAGTTGACAAGGAAAAACTGAAGAAAGGGTTAAGACAGTGTATGAGGATACTAATAGCAGCAGGAGCAGTTGAAGTAGGAACATATAGAAGTGATGGACAGAGTTTAAAATGTAAAGGGCTGAAAGATGAGGAGGTGGAGGAGTTTCTAGACACGGTAATTGCGCCAGGTGGCGCAAGGTCAAGGACCGAGAAGTGGACAATATACGGGTGTGCTCATCAGATGGGTAGTTGTAGAATGGGGGTGTCTGAGGAGGAAGGGGCAGTGGATGAAAATGGAGAAAGTTGGGAAGCTAAAGGGTTGTATGTATGTGATGGAAGTGTTTTGCCAACTGCATTAGGGGTTAATCCTATGATTACTATTGAATCAACAGCTTACTGCATTTCAACAGGAATTGCAAGAGTCCTTAAACAAGGAAATATATAA
- the LOC110787088 gene encoding long-chain-alcohol oxidase FAO2 isoform X1, which translates to MCKLIEGANQATKSATMDMDCHPLLKGGRNPEKGGGGDGDYGGSSGGFKHGFSASEIQTLASLCEAVIPSLPPSSVTQEIKSINPKEAVFSFFGASASQSTIPDEVAELITKRGVTEAVVLIRVVMKLLSSRLGTLLLCGRHCLEWKWPFINKVSEMSLDKREKLLQRWSTESYWTSLRVVFLFIKVATSFVFYSRVDGNAKNPAWEAIGYKVDTRKPSVNSQEEKPLEKGIIDCRKLSDSTLVQAFQEKGLKVAEDVNQQGVIKIKCDVVIVGSGCGGGVAAAILANQGHKVVVLERGNYFAPGEYSSLEGPSLNELYMSGGLFTTLDGKMTIFAGSTVGGGSAVNWSASIRTPDDVLKDWSVNHKLPMFGSPDYKSAMNEVWKRLGVTEDCSEEGFQNLILRKGCDDLGLKVEKVPRNTSKDHYCGSCSYGCRTGDKKGTDTTWLVDAVSKGAVILTGCNADKFILKQEKRRKKCLGVQATLSSKDVSKKIYIEAKVSISACGSLATPPLLISSGLQNSNIGTNLHLHPTLLAWGYFPESETTPVFKGKCYEGGIITSIHKVVSDKSQVDTIIEASALGPAAFSSLMPWVSGLDFKERMVKYGRTASLFALVRDQSTGEVKKEGRVKYHLNQVDKEKLKKGLRQCMRILIAAGAVEVGTYRSDGQSLKCKGLKDEEVEEFLDTVIAPGGARSRTEKWTIYGCAHQMGSCRMGVSEEEGAVDENGESWEAKGLYVCDGSVLPTALGVNPMITIESTAYCISTGIARVLKQGNI; encoded by the exons ATGTGTAAATTAATCGAAGGAGCAAATCAAGCAACAAAATCAGCCACCATGGATATGGATTGCCATCCTTTATTGAAGGGAGGGAGGAACCCAGAGAAAGGCGGTGGCGGCGACGGCGACTACGGCGGCAGTAGTGGTGGTTTTAAGCATGGATTCTCTGCATCTGAAATCCAAACATTGGCTTCTTTGTGTGAAGCTGTTATCCCTTCTCTTCCACCTTCCTCTGTCACCCAAGAAATCAAGTCTATCAATCCCAAAGAAGccgttttttccttttttggtgcCTCTGCTTCTCAGTCTACAATCCCAGATGag GTGGCTGAGTTGATAACCAAAAGAGGAGTAACAGAAGCAGTAGTTCTAATAAGAGTGGTGATGAAACTGTTGTCAAGCAGATTAGGGACACTATTGCTTTGTGGGAGGCATTGTTTGGAATGGAAATGGCCTTTTATTAACAAAGTATCAGAAATGAGTTTGGACAAGAGAGAGAAACTGCTACAAAGATGGTCTACTGAAAGTTATTGGACTTCCTTAAGAGTTGTATTTCTCTTCATCAAAGTTGCCACTAGCTTCGTCTTCTACTCCCGG GTTGATGGCAATGCTAAAAATCCGGCATGGGAAGCCATTGGTTACAAGGTGGACACTAGAAAGCCATCAGTGAACTCCCAAGAAGAGAAACCACTTGAAAAGGGTATAATTGACTGCAGGAAGTTGAGTGACTCAACCCTTGTTCAAGCTTTCCAAGAAAAAGGCCTAAAAGTTGCAGAAGATGTGAATCAACAGGGAGTTATAAAGATAAAATGTGATGTTGTAATAGTTGGTTCTGGTTGTGGTGGAGGAGTTGCAGCtgctattcttgcaaatcaaggTCATAAAGTAGTAGTCCTTGAAAGAGGGAACTACTTTGCTCCAGGTGAATACTCTTCTTTAGAGGGCCCATCGTTGAACGAGTTATACATGTCAGGAGGATTATTCACAACTCTTGATGGGAAAATGACAATCTTTGCTGGATCAACTGTTGGTGGAGGATCTGCTGTCAACTGGTCAGCTTCCATTAGAACACCAGATGATGTTCTTAAAGATTGGTCAGTGAATCACAAACTACCCATGTTTGGTAGTCCTGATTACAAATCAGCCATGAATGAAGTGTGGAAGAGGTTAGGAGTTACAGAGGATTGTTCAGAAGAAGGGTTTCAGAACTTAATTCTTCGAAAAGGGTGTGATGATCTTGGGTTGAAAGTTGAGAAAGTGCCTAGGAATACATCTAAGGATCATTACTGTGGTTCGTGTAGTTATGGGTGTAGAACTGGTGACAAGAAAGGAACTGATACTACTTGGCTGGTTGATGCAGTAAGTAAAGGTGCTGTGATTTTGACAGGATGTAACGCAGACAAGTTCATACTAAAACaggaaaagagaagaaagaaatGCCTTGGAGTCCAAGCAACATTATCGAGCAAAGATGTATCGAAGAAGATTTACATCGAAGCTAAAGTATCAATTTCAGCTTGTGGGTCTCTCGCAACACCCCCTCTTTTGATATCTAGTGGACTGCAGAACTCAAACATTGGCACAAACCTCCACCTGCATCCTACTCTGTTAGCCTGGGGTTACTTTCCTGAAAGTGAAACTACACCTGTTTTCAAAGGAAAATGTTATGAAGGAGGAATCATTACTTCAATTCATAAAGTGGTTTCTGATAAATCTCAAGTTGATACTATCATAGAAGCATCAGCATTAGGCCCTGCAGCATTTTCCTCCTTAATGCCATGGGTATCGGGCCTTGACTTCAAAGAGAGGATGGTTAAGTATGGAAGAACAGCTAGTCTGTTTGCATTAGTCAGAGATCAGAGTACAGGTGAAGTTAAAAAAGAGGGAAGAGTTAAGTATCACTTAAACCAAGTTGACAAGGAAAAACTGAAGAAAGGGTTAAGACAGTGTATGAGGATACTAATAGCAGCAGGAGCAGTTGAAGTAGGAACATATAGAAGTGATGGACAGAGTTTAAAATGTAAAGGGCTGAAAGATGAGGAGGTGGAGGAGTTTCTAGACACGGTAATTGCGCCAGGTGGCGCAAGGTCAAGGACCGAGAAGTGGACAATATACGGGTGTGCTCATCAGATGGGTAGTTGTAGAATGGGGGTGTCTGAGGAGGAAGGGGCAGTGGATGAAAATGGAGAAAGTTGGGAAGCTAAAGGGTTGTATGTATGTGATGGAAGTGTTTTGCCAACTGCATTAGGGGTTAATCCTATGATTACTATTGAATCAACAGCTTACTGCATTTCAACAGGAATTGCAAGAGTCCTTAAACAAGGAAATATATAA